One genomic segment of Streptomyces sp. TLI_146 includes these proteins:
- a CDS encoding TipAS antibiotic-recognition domain-containing protein: protein MSGHAPLPGSGPAYRRRDLHQRHGETARRHCPRPPRLSRTTPAGAIRKHEAAALACRTPERLAGACAPPGIRLAELSAAGLPADADAVQAEIDTRYRTLAQSRAPPLRSTARSGRCCVASEHWRAVYESLAPGLAARQRDAIEAYAATRLR from the coding sequence GTGTCCGGTCACGCGCCCTTGCCTGGGTCAGGACCGGCGTATCGGCGGCGCGACCTCCATCAACGCCACGGAGAAACAGCGCGGCGACACTGCCCGCGACCGCCTCGGCTCTCGCGGACCACACCCGCTGGAGCGATCCGGAAGCACGAAGCAGCGGCCCTTGCCTGTCGCACGCCGGAGCGACTGGCAGGGGCATGCGCGCCGCCTGGGATCCGGCTGGCGGAACTGTCGGCCGCAGGCCTGCCCGCTGACGCCGATGCGGTGCAGGCCGAGATCGACACCCGGTACCGGACGCTGGCTCAGAGCCGGGCGCCACCGCTCAGGAGCACCGCGCGATCGGGGCGTTGCTGCGTGGCAAGCGAACACTGGCGCGCGGTGTACGAGTCGCTCGCGCCGGGCCTGGCCGCCCGCCAGCGGGACGCCATCGAGGCGTACGCCGCGACCCGGCTGCGCTGA
- a CDS encoding MFS transporter: MSTDTHTHGRPRPTEVGRAATIILVVVLTAELMNALDGSIVHTALPSIQADTGASSAAVQWIPAAYTLTFALALITGGRLGDLFGRKRVFIAGTVLFTLASLLCGIATGPEFLVAARALQGAGAAAMVPQVMATIAVTFQGESQAKAFGMYGMIMSLGGVLGPVLGAVLTSADIAGLGWRAIFLINLPIGVATVLFALRFIPESREQQARRLDPLGMLLSGGGLLLLAYPLTVGGEKHWPTWSFLMLVAGALTLASFVAQQRAKTHKDGSALVALSLFESKAFAGGLAAQLVFGLVSGVFLLTWVLFMQSGLGLSPGQFAPASVAISVGGMAGAMLASKWAGRHMRRVPQAGAVLIAATLVAYQLLVSTQQTGMPFLAAVAPMIFVGAGFGMVGAGLAGLTLSQVGHEDAGSAAGLFNTAMQLGTALGIATASVVFFNHAPAGSHGTTVTEAFAGSIWYVIAALAVMWALMFQLPKPVKAA; encoded by the coding sequence GTGTCAACCGACACCCATACCCACGGTCGTCCACGCCCCACAGAGGTCGGCCGTGCCGCCACGATCATCCTGGTCGTGGTGCTGACCGCCGAGCTGATGAACGCGCTCGACGGTTCGATCGTCCACACCGCACTGCCGTCCATCCAGGCGGACACCGGCGCGTCCAGCGCCGCGGTGCAGTGGATCCCCGCCGCCTACACCCTCACCTTCGCTCTCGCCCTGATCACGGGCGGGCGCCTGGGTGACCTCTTCGGGCGCAAGCGGGTCTTCATCGCCGGCACAGTGCTGTTCACGCTGGCCTCGCTGCTGTGCGGGATCGCGACCGGCCCGGAGTTCCTGGTGGCCGCGCGGGCCCTCCAGGGCGCCGGGGCCGCGGCGATGGTGCCGCAGGTCATGGCCACCATCGCGGTCACCTTCCAGGGCGAGTCGCAGGCCAAGGCGTTCGGCATGTACGGCATGATCATGTCGCTCGGCGGCGTCCTCGGGCCCGTCCTGGGCGCCGTCCTGACCTCCGCCGACATCGCCGGTCTCGGCTGGCGGGCGATCTTCCTGATCAACCTGCCCATCGGCGTGGCCACCGTGCTCTTCGCCCTCCGGTTCATTCCCGAGTCCCGCGAGCAGCAGGCCAGGCGTCTGGACCCGCTGGGCATGCTGCTCTCCGGCGGGGGGCTGCTCCTTCTCGCGTACCCGCTCACCGTGGGCGGCGAGAAGCACTGGCCGACGTGGAGCTTCCTCATGCTCGTCGCGGGTGCCCTGACGCTGGCGTCATTCGTGGCCCAGCAACGGGCGAAGACCCACAAGGACGGCTCCGCCCTGGTCGCGCTGTCGCTCTTCGAGAGCAAGGCGTTCGCCGGCGGGCTCGCCGCCCAGCTGGTCTTCGGCCTGGTCTCCGGCGTGTTCCTGCTGACGTGGGTGCTGTTCATGCAGTCCGGCCTCGGCCTCTCGCCCGGGCAGTTCGCTCCGGCGTCCGTCGCCATCTCCGTCGGCGGCATGGCCGGCGCGATGCTCGCCTCCAAGTGGGCGGGCCGCCACATGCGGCGCGTGCCGCAGGCCGGGGCGGTGCTCATCGCCGCGACTCTGGTCGCCTACCAGCTGCTCGTCTCCACCCAGCAGACCGGGATGCCGTTCTTGGCCGCCGTCGCCCCGATGATCTTCGTCGGGGCCGGATTCGGCATGGTCGGCGCAGGTCTCGCCGGTCTCACCCTCAGCCAGGTCGGCCACGAGGACGCCGGATCCGCGGCGGGACTGTTCAACACCGCCATGCAGCTCGGAACCGCACTCGGTATCGCGACGGCCTCCGTGGTCTTCTTCAACCACGCCCCCGCGGGCAGCCACGGCACCACCGTGACCGAGGCGTTCGCGGGCAGCATCTGGTACGTCATCGCCGCTCTCGCGGTGATGTGGGCGCTGATGTTCCAGCTGCCCAAGCCGGTCAAGGCCGCCTGA
- a CDS encoding glycosyl hydrolase family 28-related protein, whose translation MGTRRQRREPALDQPTKGRHSRTMSKGRITAICVAGALATTTVVWVQNHEDAAQATPAGSTPATLALVNGKLSYTPDGLGNRIPDFSGAGYKGGGGAAPQAPVVERLSEGKGGNDTSRIQAAIDRAAQLKPAADGMRGAVLLGAGKFRVSASLKLPSGVVLRGSGTDTVLVAQGVPGSLVTIGGDGAYTRTGKRATITTPYVPVGATKITLDDASSFKVGEQLVVQRPTTQEWIHAIGMDKIPGGEAWTPNSGILAARTVVAVSGNSVTLDAPITTAIDQKYGGGTAWHYTLAGRVSNAGVENLAADATAFTHDPNYGRPEDGKNKDAGAFASRLVTIGAARDVWVKDVRLTHFGSGFYVNDNASRVTIERASDLDMDVPDGLAPPPAFMIGGQQVLVRDTTVTGDRVHAWTTQAFAAGPNVFTRSAATSLTPGGQVDAGPHMRWGSGTLYDQLTIKSSDGAFIAANAWDGGTGHGWQGANNVFWNTKAATYTILAPPTANNWAFGITGKQVPGKHDDELPTKPAPGTIVSPGKPMTPASLYEQQTAERN comes from the coding sequence ATGGGCACCAGACGGCAGAGGCGTGAGCCGGCACTGGACCAGCCGACCAAGGGGCGGCACAGCAGGACCATGAGCAAGGGGCGCATCACGGCCATCTGCGTGGCCGGGGCCCTCGCGACGACCACGGTCGTGTGGGTGCAGAACCACGAGGACGCCGCGCAGGCCACGCCGGCCGGTTCGACCCCCGCCACCCTGGCGCTGGTCAACGGCAAGCTTTCCTACACGCCTGACGGCCTGGGCAACCGCATCCCCGACTTTTCCGGAGCCGGCTACAAGGGCGGGGGCGGCGCCGCGCCGCAGGCTCCTGTCGTGGAACGCCTGTCGGAGGGCAAGGGCGGCAACGACACCAGCCGTATCCAGGCCGCCATCGACCGGGCCGCACAGCTGAAGCCCGCGGCCGACGGTATGCGGGGCGCGGTCCTGCTCGGGGCGGGGAAGTTCCGTGTCTCCGCCTCGCTCAAGCTGCCCAGCGGCGTGGTCCTGCGCGGCTCGGGCACCGACACCGTGCTGGTGGCCCAGGGGGTCCCCGGGTCGCTGGTCACCATCGGCGGTGACGGCGCCTACACTCGGACCGGCAAGCGGGCGACGATCACCACCCCTTACGTCCCGGTCGGCGCCACCAAGATCACTCTTGATGACGCCTCCTCCTTCAAGGTGGGCGAGCAGCTCGTCGTGCAGCGTCCGACCACCCAGGAGTGGATCCACGCGATCGGCATGGACAAGATTCCCGGAGGGGAGGCCTGGACGCCGAACTCGGGAATCCTGGCGGCACGCACGGTGGTCGCCGTCTCGGGCAACTCCGTCACGCTGGACGCCCCAATCACCACCGCGATCGACCAGAAGTACGGCGGCGGCACCGCCTGGCACTACACCCTCGCGGGCCGGGTCAGCAACGCCGGTGTGGAGAACCTGGCCGCGGACGCGACCGCCTTCACCCACGACCCGAACTACGGGCGCCCCGAAGACGGCAAGAACAAGGATGCCGGCGCCTTCGCCTCCCGCCTGGTGACCATCGGCGCCGCGCGGGACGTGTGGGTCAAGGACGTGCGGCTCACGCACTTCGGCTCCGGTTTCTACGTCAACGACAACGCCAGCCGCGTCACCATCGAGCGGGCCAGCGACCTCGACATGGACGTTCCCGACGGCCTGGCGCCGCCGCCCGCGTTCATGATCGGCGGGCAGCAGGTCCTGGTCCGTGACACCACCGTCACCGGTGACCGTGTCCATGCCTGGACCACGCAGGCGTTCGCCGCCGGCCCCAACGTCTTCACCCGCTCGGCCGCCACCTCCCTCACCCCCGGCGGCCAGGTCGATGCCGGCCCGCACATGCGCTGGGGCTCGGGCACCCTCTACGACCAGCTGACCATCAAGAGCTCCGACGGCGCGTTCATCGCCGCCAACGCCTGGGACGGCGGCACCGGCCACGGCTGGCAGGGCGCCAACAACGTCTTCTGGAACACCAAGGCCGCCACATACACGATCCTGGCCCCGCCCACCGCGAACAACTGGGCCTTCGGCATCACCGGCAAGCAGGTACCCGGCAAGCACGACGACGAACTCCCCACCAAGCCGGCCCCGGGCACCATCGTCAGCCCCGGCAAGCCCATGACACCCGCCAGCCTCTACGAGCAGCAGACCGCGGAACGCAACTGA
- a CDS encoding NADP-dependent oxidoreductase codes for MKRVNFAEFGGPDVLHLVDTEEPHAGPGQIRVAVRAAGVNPVDWRIREGQFQKVRPIELPAGIGQDAAGVVDEVGAGVDGVEVGDHVFGRGSSTYAEVAVLSAWARIPEGLTFEEAAGYPSVVETALRILRQVGVRSGQTLLVSGASGGVGSAVLQIARDRGITVIGTAGAANQDYLRSLGALAATYGEGWVETVRQLGQVDAALDLAGSGVIRELIELTGDPQKVISIADLGAPELGARYSGVTGNVPQALAEAAALIARGKLHIPVEKSYTLAEAAAAHIDSQAGHTRGRRVIVV; via the coding sequence ATGAAGAGAGTGAACTTCGCCGAGTTCGGCGGTCCCGACGTTCTCCACCTCGTCGACACCGAGGAGCCCCATGCGGGTCCCGGTCAGATCCGCGTCGCCGTGCGGGCGGCGGGTGTGAACCCCGTCGACTGGAGGATCCGGGAAGGCCAGTTCCAGAAGGTCCGCCCGATCGAGTTGCCCGCCGGTATCGGGCAGGATGCCGCCGGGGTGGTCGACGAGGTCGGCGCGGGTGTCGACGGGGTCGAGGTGGGTGACCACGTGTTCGGGCGCGGCTCAAGTACCTATGCCGAGGTTGCCGTGCTGTCGGCCTGGGCCCGGATACCGGAGGGGCTGACGTTCGAAGAGGCTGCCGGGTACCCCTCCGTGGTGGAGACCGCGCTGCGCATCCTCCGCCAGGTCGGTGTGCGGTCCGGGCAGACGCTGCTGGTCAGCGGCGCGTCCGGGGGAGTCGGTTCGGCGGTGCTACAGATCGCCCGCGACCGCGGGATCACGGTGATCGGCACGGCCGGGGCCGCGAACCAGGACTATCTGCGGAGCCTGGGTGCCCTCGCGGCGACGTACGGCGAAGGCTGGGTCGAGACGGTGCGGCAGCTCGGCCAGGTTGACGCGGCGCTCGATCTGGCCGGGTCGGGCGTGATCCGCGAACTCATCGAGCTGACTGGGGATCCGCAGAAGGTGATCTCCATCGCCGATCTCGGCGCGCCGGAGCTCGGTGCCCGGTACTCCGGCGTGACCGGGAACGTGCCGCAGGCCCTCGCCGAGGCCGCCGCCCTCATCGCGCGGGGAAAGCTCCATATCCCGGTCGAGAAGTCGTACACGCTCGCCGAGGCCGCGGCGGCACACATCGACAGCCAGGCCGGTCACACGCGCGGGCGCCGGGTCATCGTCGTCTGA
- a CDS encoding DUF4239 domain-containing protein codes for MFGVGIVYALVGATAAFGLTWALSRSEASKKAHLEAPALAFVGSATLALFVLVAAFLVASSWQQRNAASDHTYQEARGLESAYAAAGALPVAQGMAVREQMRAYVPEVAGPEWALMRRQEMSPSASRMLDRTRLAAARLPETSEEVKTAKETLTTALAAVTTARNQRSSDMRWSVPDPIFYALIATALLVLLYPALVGINAGPRHMLVMFLLGTVLGFGVYLVSSLQHSFSPPLGIEPDAYRQTLARFDQMDAST; via the coding sequence ATGTTCGGTGTGGGAATCGTGTACGCGCTGGTGGGCGCGACGGCGGCGTTCGGTCTGACGTGGGCGCTGTCGCGTAGCGAAGCGTCGAAGAAGGCCCATCTGGAGGCCCCGGCGCTGGCGTTCGTGGGGAGCGCGACACTGGCGCTGTTCGTCCTGGTGGCGGCGTTCTTGGTGGCCAGCTCCTGGCAGCAACGCAATGCGGCAAGCGATCACACTTACCAGGAGGCCCGCGGCCTGGAGTCCGCCTATGCCGCTGCCGGCGCGCTCCCGGTCGCACAAGGAATGGCGGTCCGTGAGCAGATGAGGGCTTACGTCCCGGAGGTGGCAGGGCCCGAGTGGGCTCTCATGCGGCGTCAGGAGATGAGCCCGAGCGCCTCGCGCATGCTCGACCGCACGAGGCTGGCGGCCGCACGCCTGCCGGAAACGAGCGAGGAGGTCAAGACGGCCAAGGAGACGCTCACCACCGCCCTGGCCGCGGTGACCACCGCACGCAACCAGCGCTCCAGCGACATGCGGTGGAGCGTGCCGGATCCCATTTTCTACGCATTGATCGCCACGGCCTTGCTGGTTTTGCTGTACCCGGCGTTGGTCGGTATCAACGCCGGGCCGCGGCACATGCTGGTGATGTTCTTGTTGGGAACCGTCTTGGGGTTCGGGGTCTATTTGGTCTCCAGTCTCCAGCATTCCTTCTCCCCGCCCCTGGGGATCGAGCCGGATGCCTACCGCCAGACACTCGCCCGGTTCGACCAGATGGATGCGTCCACCTAG
- a CDS encoding response regulator transcription factor: MEGNALAVLGLSAQEEAVYRLLLRSPGIGLLSIAHACGTGQDDAQATVARLLDLGVVRADADWSALSGVDPATAVDRLARLRIQGLQGEIRQVASSRHLIDSLAEDQMAGQRAAVSELQQVEGLDQVIACVDELSFFAREERLTTHPGPILTAALDAVRTSDLKYLRRGLAMRTIVHADALGHRQVDRFASELAQQGAQVRGATGRLERMVIFDRRTALVATDPDDITCGALIIRQPGLLAHLLSLFEYRWSQAHAVPDELPTSAERHVLEVMARVDKDEAGARELGMSLRTYRGHVASLLRRLDAANRFQAALAARERRWI; encoded by the coding sequence ATGGAAGGCAACGCCCTGGCGGTGCTCGGCCTGAGCGCACAAGAAGAAGCGGTCTACCGGCTGCTCCTGCGCTCGCCCGGCATCGGACTCCTGTCGATCGCTCACGCGTGCGGAACGGGCCAGGACGATGCCCAGGCCACCGTCGCCCGGCTGCTGGACCTGGGCGTGGTACGGGCGGACGCCGACTGGAGTGCCTTGAGCGGCGTCGACCCCGCGACCGCGGTCGACCGGCTGGCGCGACTGCGGATACAGGGGTTGCAGGGGGAGATCCGGCAGGTCGCCTCGTCGCGCCACCTCATCGACTCCCTGGCCGAGGACCAGATGGCGGGGCAACGTGCAGCAGTGAGCGAACTGCAGCAGGTCGAGGGCTTGGACCAGGTGATCGCGTGTGTCGACGAGCTGTCCTTCTTCGCCCGCGAGGAGCGGCTCACCACGCATCCCGGGCCGATCCTCACCGCCGCCCTGGACGCGGTCAGGACCTCGGACCTGAAGTACCTGCGGCGCGGCCTGGCGATGCGGACCATCGTGCACGCCGATGCGCTCGGCCACCGGCAGGTCGACCGTTTCGCATCGGAGCTCGCGCAGCAGGGTGCCCAGGTGCGCGGCGCGACCGGCCGGTTGGAGCGGATGGTGATCTTCGACCGGCGCACCGCCCTGGTGGCGACCGACCCGGACGACATCACCTGCGGCGCCCTGATAATCCGCCAGCCCGGACTGCTGGCCCACCTTCTGAGCCTGTTCGAGTACCGCTGGTCGCAGGCTCATGCGGTCCCGGACGAACTGCCCACCAGCGCCGAACGTCACGTCCTCGAGGTCATGGCGCGAGTCGACAAGGACGAGGCGGGGGCCCGGGAACTGGGCATGTCCTTGCGTACATACCGTGGCCACGTTGCTTCTTTGCTGCGCCGTCTGGACGCAGCCAACCGTTTCCAGGCTGCCCTGGCGGCCCGTGAGCGGCGCTGGATCTGA
- a CDS encoding TetR/AcrR family transcriptional regulator, which yields MTVPTTGRRERKKAATRQKIADTALRLFLERGYDAVGIRDVAAEADVAVTTLFSHFASKEALVFEQDDNFEQRLTQAVTERAPHEPLIPALRREIQAMVRHCTGDGTAPIYRMIEESRALREYEESMRLRHAESLATAIAADPGVAQSATACRTIARFVIDAYSLAREADEPQAAVDEIFQMIEAAWKVT from the coding sequence ATGACCGTGCCGACGACCGGACGCCGTGAACGCAAGAAGGCCGCGACCCGCCAGAAGATCGCCGACACCGCCCTTCGGCTCTTCCTGGAACGCGGGTACGACGCGGTGGGCATCCGTGACGTGGCCGCCGAGGCCGACGTGGCCGTCACCACGCTCTTCTCCCACTTCGCCTCGAAAGAGGCCCTGGTCTTCGAGCAGGACGACAACTTCGAACAACGCCTCACCCAGGCGGTCACCGAGCGCGCGCCGCACGAGCCACTCATCCCCGCACTGCGCCGCGAGATCCAGGCCATGGTCCGGCACTGCACCGGGGACGGCACCGCCCCGATCTACCGCATGATCGAGGAGTCACGCGCGCTGCGGGAGTACGAGGAGTCGATGCGGCTGCGCCACGCGGAGTCGCTGGCCACGGCCATCGCCGCCGATCCCGGCGTGGCACAGAGCGCAACGGCCTGCCGGACGATCGCGCGGTTCGTGATCGACGCCTATTCGCTTGCCCGTGAGGCGGACGAACCGCAGGCCGCCGTGGACGAGATCTTCCAGATGATCGAGGCGGCCTGGAAAGTCACCTGA
- a CDS encoding FAD-dependent oxidoreductase produces the protein MQSPDSSGATRPNSLSRRRFTVTTAASATALVATAAPADASPSAVEETVGAPAGGGALSRRCLELARALLLRGSEDQDLVPSYRQVLVGGGLPRSATAPKKVLVVGAGPAGLVAAMLLRRAGHAVTLLEANGNRAGGRIKTFRTGGHERAAQPFADPRQYAEAGAMRIPQSHPLVMALIDHLGVPRQKFRLVDEHADGTPAQQTWIHVNGLRVRRSDYARDPRRVNRSFGVPRQLWDVPAGQILSDALDPVRDEFSTVGTDGHRTGKQPGEMVAGWARVIERFGDYSMRRFLSEVARFDEATIDLIGCLENITSRLPLSFLHSFLDAALISPQTTFWELSGGTAALPDALLKEVGPCIRFDRRVTRIEYWDPDRPHTDTSHVSANGPHVWVDTVSEGRGGTPVREQFTADLAVITVPFSGLRHIQVTPLMSYGKRRAVTELHYDSATKVVLEFSRRWWELSETDWKRELDTIAPGLYDSYRKGRAPDDGSLLGRHGSVTGERLSDSQRAYYAGYRSTTRDQPAAVASLGGGSVSDNPNRFTFNPSHPVPGSPGGVVLASYTWADDAMRWDAFDDDARYPHALAGLQEIYGQRIEVFYTGAGRTQSWARDPYAYGEASVLLPGQHTELFHDIVAPEGPLHFAGDHTSLKPAWIEGAVESGVRAALEVHNAP, from the coding sequence ATGCAATCGCCTGACTCCTCCGGGGCCACCCGGCCCAACTCCCTGTCCCGACGCCGTTTCACCGTCACCACCGCGGCGAGCGCGACTGCCCTCGTGGCTACGGCCGCTCCCGCGGACGCTTCCCCTTCCGCGGTCGAGGAAACCGTCGGGGCTCCCGCGGGCGGCGGGGCCCTCTCTCGCCGATGCCTCGAATTGGCGCGAGCGCTCCTGCTGCGCGGATCTGAGGACCAGGATCTGGTCCCGTCCTATCGCCAGGTGCTGGTGGGTGGCGGCCTTCCCCGCTCGGCAACCGCCCCGAAGAAGGTCCTGGTGGTGGGGGCCGGTCCGGCGGGTCTGGTGGCTGCCATGCTGCTGCGACGCGCCGGACACGCGGTCACCCTCCTTGAGGCCAACGGCAATCGGGCGGGCGGAAGGATCAAGACCTTCCGGACAGGCGGGCACGAGCGGGCCGCCCAGCCGTTCGCCGATCCCCGGCAGTACGCGGAGGCCGGAGCCATGCGGATTCCCCAGAGCCACCCCCTGGTGATGGCGCTCATCGACCACCTGGGAGTACCGCGGCAGAAGTTCCGCCTGGTCGACGAGCACGCGGACGGGACACCGGCCCAGCAGACCTGGATCCACGTCAACGGACTGCGCGTGCGCCGGTCCGACTATGCGCGCGACCCGCGGCGGGTGAATCGTTCCTTCGGCGTTCCTCGGCAGCTCTGGGACGTTCCCGCCGGCCAGATCCTCAGCGATGCCCTCGACCCGGTACGGGACGAGTTCAGCACTGTGGGCACCGACGGGCACCGTACGGGCAAGCAGCCCGGCGAGATGGTCGCTGGCTGGGCACGTGTCATCGAGCGCTTCGGTGACTACTCGATGCGCCGTTTCCTGAGCGAGGTCGCCAGGTTCGACGAGGCCACCATCGACCTGATCGGCTGCCTGGAAAACATCACCTCCCGCCTTCCGCTGTCCTTCCTGCACAGCTTCCTCGACGCGGCGCTCATCAGCCCGCAGACCACGTTCTGGGAACTGAGTGGAGGCACCGCCGCGTTGCCCGACGCCCTGCTGAAGGAGGTTGGGCCGTGCATCCGCTTCGACCGGCGCGTCACTCGGATCGAGTACTGGGACCCCGACCGCCCCCACACCGACACCTCCCACGTCAGCGCCAACGGGCCGCACGTGTGGGTCGACACAGTCTCCGAGGGGCGCGGAGGAACACCGGTACGGGAGCAGTTCACCGCGGACCTCGCCGTCATCACCGTGCCTTTCTCCGGGCTGCGCCATATCCAGGTCACCCCGCTCATGTCGTACGGCAAACGCCGGGCGGTCACCGAACTCCACTACGACAGCGCCACCAAAGTGGTCCTCGAATTCAGCAGACGCTGGTGGGAGTTGAGCGAAACCGACTGGAAAAGGGAACTCGACACCATCGCGCCCGGCCTCTACGACTCCTACCGCAAGGGGCGTGCACCCGACGACGGCAGCCTGCTCGGGCGGCACGGCTCCGTCACCGGCGAGCGACTGTCCGACAGCCAGCGCGCCTACTACGCCGGATACCGCTCCACGACCCGGGATCAGCCGGCCGCGGTGGCCAGCCTCGGGGGAGGGTCGGTGAGCGACAACCCCAACCGCTTCACCTTCAACCCCTCCCACCCCGTGCCCGGCAGCCCAGGTGGTGTCGTACTCGCCTCCTACACCTGGGCCGACGACGCCATGCGTTGGGACGCCTTCGACGACGACGCCCGCTACCCCCACGCCCTGGCCGGACTGCAGGAGATCTACGGCCAGCGCATCGAGGTCTTCTACACCGGCGCCGGACGCACCCAGAGCTGGGCGCGCGACCCCTACGCCTACGGCGAGGCCTCAGTGCTGCTGCCCGGTCAGCACACAGAGCTGTTCCACGACATCGTCGCCCCCGAAGGCCCCCTGCACTTCGCCGGTGACCACACCTCCCTCAAACCCGCCTGGATCGAAGGAGCGGTGGAATCAGGTGTCCGCGCCGCACTGGAGGTCCACAACGCTCCCTGA
- a CDS encoding MFS transporter, translated as MSHATDRTTTSPPRAGSSAPGRARSVTLAVVLTAELMNALDGSVVYTALPSIAADTGATAAALQWIDAAYVLTFALGLITGGRLGDRYGRRRIFLAGTAFFTLSSLLCGIASGPDLLIAARVLQGAAAAVMVPQVLATLHITYDEGSRAKAFGLYGTVMSLGSVIGPVLGGVLNQADLFGLGWRPIFLINLPIGIAAVILGRHFLPESHNRTTRLDRSACSCPRSACC; from the coding sequence ATGTCCCACGCCACCGACCGGACCACCACCAGCCCGCCGCGCGCCGGATCCTCGGCCCCCGGCCGTGCCCGGTCCGTCACCCTCGCCGTCGTCCTGACCGCGGAGCTGATGAACGCGCTCGACGGCTCCGTCGTCTACACCGCCCTGCCCTCCATCGCCGCCGACACCGGCGCCACCGCCGCGGCCCTTCAGTGGATCGACGCCGCCTACGTCCTGACCTTCGCGCTCGGTTTGATCACCGGCGGCCGGCTCGGCGACCGCTACGGCCGCAGGCGGATCTTCTTGGCCGGCACTGCCTTCTTCACGCTGTCATCGCTTCTGTGTGGAATCGCGAGCGGTCCTGACCTGCTGATCGCCGCCCGCGTGCTCCAGGGCGCGGCGGCCGCGGTGATGGTGCCGCAGGTCCTCGCGACCCTGCACATCACCTACGACGAGGGCTCCCGGGCGAAGGCGTTCGGCCTGTACGGGACCGTCATGTCGCTCGGCAGCGTCATCGGCCCGGTCCTTGGCGGGGTCCTGAACCAGGCTGACCTGTTCGGCCTGGGCTGGCGGCCCATCTTCCTGATCAACCTGCCCATCGGCATCGCCGCCGTCATCCTCGGCCGGCACTTCCTTCCCGAGTCCCACAACCGCACCACGCGCCTGGACCGCTCGGCATGTTCCTGTCCGCGCTCGGCCTGCTGCTGA